The region TCTcaatatgtatatctattttatttaaaacttacttgtgcttccgactgttggtctaatagaagccgtatatcttcaagagaggtaggtaatcgagcataacttgccgaatggttccacctaattaaataaatttttagcatacaattatattttaaatctacgtaataattgtaaaatctaatataaaatttacctcgttatgagtgggaatgtatatgagTGGTctactcgaggacgtaaaaatggaaagcgaaaccgtacccatgactgcagtagtgataggcaacctccgattttcacTTTATTCGGTCGTGTTGCCTcgcacatctcccggtacaatgttgccaacacggcagacccctAACTAAATTTACTagttgctctaaaatcaacgagtttcaacagccatctcagatgtacaaggttccgtgacaagtccggcatcagataacctccaattatctcaagaatgtatgcccgagcatatcggattctttctagTTCGGTAGAATCATCATCTGGCttcgggaatgtgtctcgtaaccagcccatctcgattcgacctccgttaatattctccgaaatagcgcccaaaagctcgtagcataccgCTCCCCAATCACTAGATTGAACAGACCCGGTGACTGCGTACCCGTCCACCGGTAATCCCAATTGCAAATTTACGTCTTCCAACgtgatagtacactctccacatagaagatggaatgtgtgtgtctCGGGTCTCCATCTCTCTATCAACGCACTaatgagtttcgggtccaacttgcatccccagcctaccgtcgccacgtgccaaaaatccgcttcccgcaggtaattctctatcaacggtgatggaggaccatgcatattacggatatagcattgcaatatccgatctacagacttttataagaaataataaaataaaaattatttaaaattgcataaatgaaaaaaatcttaaataatatttaaaaattaaatttaacacttaccattttcatttgttctaCGAACATGTGCTTGTTATCGAGACAAATTAATTCACTGGctattgctaacacgatcaaatttttatgatttaaaaaaaattcaaaaaataaaattagagcttttttttttaataattaaagagagctttaagaggaatttgagaggaatttgagagaatattAGAGAGAAATATGAgagaatttgagaaaaaggatttaagtgtgaaaaaaatgaaatgggggtttatagttttttttttaccgttggggggtaCCAACGGcgattttttttaccttttgtaCTGTAGCGACACGgaaaaacgcttcctcaaggaagagCTTTGTCCGCGTGGACGCAAAGCGCGCCCTCAAGGACACGTGGACAAAAGGAAGCGTTTTCATGCTTTGTCACCTGATAACGCGCTGACCTGAATATGTTTTTGGGAAATTAAGCCATTccgataattaattttttaccgagtctatttcaataattaaaaaaaaacttttattagTATTTTGCCCATCgtttttatttcacaaataaaaataaagatgggTAGGGCTGGGTGATTATGTCAGTAATAATGACAGCCAATATGTATGTAAAATGCAGAGCAAAGGCTAAAAGCCAAAAATCATCCATTGCAcaaaaaagtttaaaaaggacAACACATTCATTTCTTTAATTCATTCTAATCTTAAACTCTGCTACAACAAAATTTATACTAAGATCCCATTGACATTGCAGATGATTTAATTAGTGAAATTTGCAATGGTGGCATGTGGCTCACAAGCCTTAGCAGCCGGAACGGCTTCAACAGCTGGGTGTGGGTCAACCGGCTTGCAAAGCAGCTCTTCTGGGAGTTCACCAATTCCCTTCAAATAGAAAGTGTAGAAAATCTTAAAGGGGAAGACGATTTGGTGGAGCCTAACCTGACCGGAGACGCCTTCAAAAATGCCAGACCCACCAGTAATAGCCAGATACGTGTCCTGGTAAGTCAAGTAAGGTCCCTGCACCGCTATGTGACCGTAGTCTCCGAAGTAAAAGCTGAAGATGGCCTCGTAGCGATCACCTTTCATTTCGGGTTTATGCTCTATTAATATGCATATTCCTGATGTTATTCCGATCCGTTTCTCCAAATCTCCCCTATATAtctgtatttatatatatatattgaagattaatttcataaaattaattcagtgaaaatagaaaaagaaagcttACTTTGTTGCTAAAAGGGACAAGATCACCCAGTGAGTTCACAGATTTCTGACTCAAACGAAGGTAAGCTGGACTCCCACGATCTCTCTCATTCAACTCATACACATGTAGTTCTTGAACTTTTTCTGAAACAAGCACAAAAACCCAGATATATTAATCAACAACATCAACCCAAAGTCACCAATCAATTGACGGGTTTGAATCAAGATTTACCCGGAGCTGAGTTATCAGATGGAATAGCCTGGCTTTTGCAAGTGAAACCTCGCTTGGGAGCTGAGAAAGTGTTGGAGTTTGATGTGAAAAGCTTGTGGGTTTGAGGTAAACAAGGGTTTTTGATGGGCTTGAAAGATGAAGCTGCAGGCAACAAGGAATGGGTGGGTGAAGTTGATCTGATTATCCCAGAAGAAATGGTGGATCTTAAAGCAGACATACTGAGAGTGTGTTTGGAGTGAAAGAAAGTGGAGGAATTTGATGAGAAAATGAGCAAGTCTAGGGACTAGATTTATACAGGAAAGTGGAATTGTTGGTGGACGGTGATTTTTGACACGTGGGCTTTTAGCTTTTGGGTGTACCCAATGACGGTGCAACCATGAATAGTCAAAAGCAGTCTTCGATGTACAGCCGTTATCCCATGTGACGGAAGAACATGGTGCGTTAGATTTTGTATTATTGTACAATACACGTGAGTTTATTATTTTCAATcattaatacaattattgatatagcatcattttatttttacattttatgttTGGAGTTCGTAATTATTTCAAAAGTTTGAAATTATATTCTCCGAAATGCAACGTGCCTTACCATTGCACattatagataatattaaataattataaaatgatgctatatcaataattgtattaataatttgtgagaataggatcaaatcaaaattacaTGTATGAAATTGCACAAAAGTAAAATCCATGTATAAATTTACACATTAAACcaaaattcatgtatagttttgagatttttctcttattaaatttactttaaattgtcatagaattaattattaaatctttTGGAATTTATTAATATGAAATCGATTTAAAGGATGCCAATCTATATACGATTAATATAATCGACAAGTTCTTTTTGGTGTGGGTAAAAAAACCTCTGTAGTCTCTCTCAATTTCGAGTTTGAACAAATTGGTTCCTCTCAGAAAAAATtgagcaatttagtccttgttaATTTCGAAAATGAGTGATTAAAGACAATTAATTTCagaaaaattagcaaaatatgtatatcaagaattaaacttgttattataccaatcaaatttATGCATAATTGACGAAAGACATTAACGtcatgattaattgtccttaattgcTTACTTTCGAAATTGATAAGGATTAATTTACTCCGATTTTTTTGAGATggactaatttactcaatttcgaAAGTAAGAGGGATTAAAGAAATCCTTACCaagattattttaataatttccttAATCAATTTTTTGTCGAATTGACTCGTTTCACTAACTTAATCACtcatttaaataatagtataaatgttGATTAAGTCTTTACTCAATTGGCATCGACATTGTTGCCAGTGCAagaagaagtgaatttaagtgcACTGAAACACATTATCTTCGTACTTctaaacattgtataaaaaaataatagtattgataataatttaattctagTTTTGTTTAGTCATTGAGCAACATTAATTTCTTTCCATCATTTAGCCATTCATTGCCCAAAATATACGTGGACAGTTTttcaaagagaaaaaagaaacccCTACCTGtccaaataaacatatttttaaaagggtaaattataatatagttcactcaattataattttttttcttttttgatcatctaactatgaaaaattataaaatagttactcaagtatttaatttaatttttttgattcaCAGCTGGCTAACAGAAAAAATGAAACACCCAAAAATCCAAGATAGTTAGGTAaccaaaaaaagataaaattgaatagttgagtggtcattttgtaatttttcataattgtgttatcaaaaaagaaaaaattactaataatcgaatgactattttataatttttcatagttaGATGGTAAAAGAAAAACCATAATGAGGTAACTACTATTTATTACTATCGTTTGTTAGATCGAATTGTAAGGAGTCCAAATCTAAAAGAAAAATCACGTGGATGTAAAATGCAGTCCTCGAagactttaaatttaattatcgGAAAATACGTGAAATATTAAAAAAGGAGAAAGGCGTATTTATACCATATACGGAATCTAACGCACCATGTTCTTCCGTCACATGGGATAACGGCTGTACATCGAAGACTGCTTTTGACTATTCATGGTTGCACCGTCATTGGGTACACCCAAAAGCTAAAAGCCCACGTGTCAAAAATCACCGTCCACCAACAATTCCACTTTCCTGTATAAATCTAGTCCCTAGACTTGCTCATTTTCTCATCAAATTCCTCCACTTTCTTTCACTCCAAACACACTCTCAGTATGTCTGCTTTAAGATCCACCATTTCTTCTGGGATAATCAGATCAACTTCACCCACCCATTCCTTGTTGCCTGCAGCTTCATCTTTCAAGCCCATCAAAAACCCTTGTTTACCTCAAACCCACAAGCTTTTCACATCAAACTCCAACACTTTCTCAGCTCCCAAGCGAGGTTTCACTTGCAAAAGCCAGGCTATTCCATCTGATAACTCAGCTCCGGGTAAATCTTGATTCAAACCCGTCAATTGATTGGTGACTTTGGGTTGATGTTGTTGATTAATATATCTGGGTTTTTGTGCTTGTTTCAGAAAAAGTTCAAGAACTACATGTGTATGAGTTGAATGAGAGAGATCGTGGGAGTCCAGCTTACCTTCGTTTGAGTCAGAAATCTGTGAACTCACTGGGTGATCTTGTCCCTTTTAGCAACAAAGTaagctttctttttctattttcactgaattaattttatgaaattaatcttcaatatatatatataaatacagaTATATAGGGGAGATTTGGAGAAACGGATCGGAATAACATCAGGAATATGCATATTAATAGAGCATAAACCCGAAATGAAAGGTGATCGCTACGAGGCCATCTTCAGCTTTTACTTCGGAGACTACGGTCACATAGCGGTGCAGGGACCTTACTTGACTTACCAGGACACGTATCTGGCTATTACTGGTGGGTCTGGCATTTTTGAAGGCGTCTCCGGTCAGGTTAGGCTCCACCAAATCGTCTTCCCCTTTAAGATTTTCTACACTTTCTATTTGAAGGGAATTGGTGAACTCCCAGAAGAGCTGCTTTGCAAGCCGGTTGACCCACACCCAGCTGTTGAAGCCGTTCCGGCTGCTAAGGCTTGTGAGCCACATGCCACCATTGCAAATTTCACTAATTAAATCATCTGCAATGTCAATGGGATCTTAGTATAAATTTTGTTGTAGCAGAGTTTAAGATTAGAATGAATTAAAGAAATGAATGTGTTgtcctttttaaacttttttgTGCAATGGATGATTTTTGGCTTTTAGCCTTTGGTCTGCATTTTACATACATATAGACCTACCTTAGTGGCTGTCATTATTACTGACATAAATCACCCAGCCCTAcccatctttatttttatttgtgaaataaaaacGATGGGCAAAATACTAATAAAAACGATGTCGGCGAGGAGGTACGATGGTGGGAATGGAGGAGACGTTGGAGTGGGgagaaaggaaaataaagggaaaGGGAAGGGTAAGGGATTTAGGGATTGGGGTGGCTCGAAGGGTGGAGGAAAGTAGGAGAGGGCGTGGGTAATGGAGGAAGATGACGGTGGCCGGAGAGGTGGATGAGAATTGGTTGATGGTGGCTAAGGGGGTTTGGGGGTTAAAAGGGGGACATAGTTGTGTAAGGGCCTGTGTTGggctacacggccgtgtcacacgcccgtgtgaggcgTTTTCAGCCCAtgtacattttaaaaatataggcgCAGTCTTCACACAGCAtcagacacgtccgtgtgtccaggccgtgtggaacACAATGTCGTGTCATACAGCTGTGTGCAACCTTCTTCGCTTCTTGAACTACCGTGTGAActcccacacacccatgtggcttggccatgtttCGCACACTGCCATGTGtcttgcccgtgtaactctctgacttgattttaaaatgaaaaaaattatctcCAAGTTTTACACGGCCTAGGGCACGCCCGTGAGCCCAGGTCATGTGGACTATTTTAGACCGTGTGACAAtcgaattttggaaattttaagtCCCAAGATCCACACaaccaaggacacgcccgtgtgtccaagccgtgtgggtCATATAGCCATATcaccaggccatgtaactcattgtcGAACCATGTTTTGTGTACATGGCTTGGGATACACCCGTGTGTCCTATCCGTATGGGTCagaaacattttttttttaaatttgaaaattaattagttttaaaaatatcatgaaataaaattatgaaaattagtaGTATTAACACTcaagttgcctcccgagaagtgcttatttaaagtctaagctcgacttacctcgtattcgcaCTGTCACAATGGTTCAcggagtcgaaactcctctttctcGTTATCAATTCTATtaccaaaataaggtttaagatgagtactatttaccttaaatgtgtcaaattcagaatgagttacctcgactaTACTGTATGGGAAAACATTCAGTACTGTAAAGGGGTTTAATCTATTTACATCAAGCTCCGAAGTGGCAATTCAAGGATCCATTTTATCTAGCAGTACCTGGTCTCACACCTTAAATTGGTTCGTTCTATCTACATGCTTATCATAGTGCCGCTTTGGCTCTTCATCGTGTTTTCTTGGTTTCCCATTGACATGTGTCCGCCACTCATCTAGTTCATCGACTTGTAGCATTCGTTCTTCATGAGTCATTCTATTTCTGTCCCATGGACTGGAACATGGTTCCATCACGTTTTTCTGAGGTGTTTCCGGCAAAGAAGCTTGAGCTACAAGGTTACTCATATTAACAGAACTCGTATAATCATCTCGATCATTAGATGTCTTAACAGAATTATGATCTTGAAGTGTAATCGTTTCgtcacctacacgaagtattaATTCACCTGTatcaacatcaataatagttctagtaGATGCTAAAAAGAGCCGACCCAGAATCAAAGGTACGTCACTATCCTTATCCAtgtttaaaacaacaaaatcaaataggaatatgaatttatcaattttgacaagaacatcttcaataatacccctaggaaatctaatggttctatctgctaattgaatactcatcctagtttgtttgggttttccaagacctaattgcttaaacattttatagggcatgacattgataccgcccctaaatcagctaaaacattttatagggcatgacatcgAACTTTGGTCGTTGCGATGAGGCTTGACAGTATATTGCATCGCAACAAGGAACCCCCTCATGTCACGACGTCAATcctatattttgaattatttacaatttggtcatattTCTATCTTAGGTTAGCTTTAGGGCTTTCTTAAGCTCGTGTAAGATTCAGATATGATTGTATATCGTATTGAATGAATGTTTTGGttgaatttaatcatataatagtataaattgatTGTAAATGATCGTAGTTGCTCCGGCTATAAATGTGGCCTCCTATAACTCAGACTCAACGATCGAGTCGGGTACAGAGTATTAGAATTATTATTTTCAAGCTTAATCTCTCCAAACCCTTATAATAATAACTTGACATGTACTTAATAATTGAAGAATCTAAAGTGTGGACTAGCTTAATCAAGTttaattgatgataaatctatgaAAATTTCAAAGGAAAAAATTTCTTACCTTTGTTGATTATGGACCACAATTACTTTATTTGTGTTCTTCCTAAATTAGGATGGCAAAATGGAGAAAGTGATATGTTTCTCTCTCCCACTAATATTACCTATTTATACTTTGattaatatctttattaaatttaattaaactttaattaatgcTTATTGAATGGTTAAAACCAACTATTATTAGTGGCAATCCATCCACTCACCATGAATTCTTTGTGGTTAAATAACCATGAAGCCCCTTAAAGAATTATCATATAAGTCctcatttattttctaaattaaaactcaataacaattatatttttataatttaatccctatactatAATTAACAATTTTCTCAATTTATTAACTCGACCATTCActaatatattttcaaattaaatacataaattcTTCTATTCATAATCTCACTGATTCAATTTATGGAATTCAGTTTGTGAATTTTCTTTAGAGTTGTTACAATATATGTAATAGTTGTTTCGACATTAAATGAAAtgatataaaacaataaaaataagaacataaaaaaatggttaatataTGTGGAGGTActtaaacttgaaattttaacttacttagtacttaaatttttttttcagacttaattggtacctaaacttagAACTGTAAACCAACTTGGTACTTTTTTTAGGTATCTAACTAACACCGTTTATTTTTACAGACCTAACCAATCCTTTCATGCCACGTGCATTAAAAGATAATCAGATTttgaaatatgtaataaaaaagatttaatttaaattattttaaaatcaataaattaaattacataaaaaagctcttaatttatttcttaattttttctaCCCGCCCCCTTTCTTTCTCCCAAGTCCCTCACCACTATTAATTCTGAAACCCCATATCAATATATTTTTTGTTGATTCAACTGGTATTGGTTCAATTGTTGATTCAATCAGTTTTAATCGGTTCGGACTAGTCACCCTAACGATTCTCAGTCCAACTAATCCGATCAAACAGTCCAATCCAATTCAAATAACATTGaaaaaacacataatttaattataattaatatttaaatattacagTCTAAAACATTTTTTCTCGAATATTTAAAAGTATCCATCAACATGTTTTGACAAAGCAATGaagaattttttatattctttaataattttaaaaattttaataatatttacatggttttataattttatttttaggtataatgacttatttgatctttcaatttaaaaaaaatcattttagctacccatttaatttttcatctcttttaacctttaaatttgcATTGTTTATCAAATCATCCTAAAATGAATGGTAAAGTTAACGCGTATTAACTTTGCTGACGTGACATCAACATGGCAATCCACATGTATACcatattagcaattaattaattttaaaaaatttaaaaacattaaaaaatattttataattttatattatttttaataatttttaatttttaaaagaaaaaataattgttTATGTGACATCCGTGTGAAAATCTATGTATATGTCAcattaacaaagttaacaaaattaaatttttcatccattttgaaataaattgacaaacaacacaaatttaaatgttttaaaaaataaaatattaaataaaaatttaaaacattttttaaataaaaaacaaaataaatcattatgctttttaattaattattaacgtcgcatataaaataaaataatgtcacac is a window of Gossypium hirsutum isolate 1008001.06 chromosome D08, Gossypium_hirsutum_v2.1, whole genome shotgun sequence DNA encoding:
- the LOC107916790 gene encoding allene oxide cyclase, chloroplastic; translation: MSALRSTISSGIIRSTSPTHSLLPAASSFKPIKNPCLPQTHKLFTSNSNTFSAPKRGFTCKSQAIPSDNSAPEKVQELHVYELNERDRGSPAYLRLSQKSVNSLGDLVPFSNKIYRGDLEKRIGITSGICILIEHKPEMKGDRYEAIFSFYFGDYGHIAVQGPYLTYQDTYLAITGGSGIFEGVSGQVRLHQIVFPFKIFYTFYLKGIGELPEELLCKPVDPHPAVEAVPAAKACEPHATIANFTN